TGATATTTCCCATCGATTTTAAACATCTTTTTAAGCTCTTCGATATCGTATATTATAGGCTCCTTTTTCCCAGAGAAAAGCTCATAAAATCGCATAGAATATTCGCTTTTAAACTCCATAGCTACTTTTATCTCGTATTTACGATATCCCTTAGAAAAATCAAGAAAAGCATCGAAAATGCGTTTGTGTAGTCTAAATCTTACTATTGAATTTCCTTGAGTAGATAATCCCACTATTTCTGGAGATTCAATAATGCGTATGATGCTCCAAGAATCATCATCTTGAAATTCAAATTTTTTATCATTAAGTCGTAAAAAGGCATCTTTAACACGGTCGTAATGGTTTGCGTTATCTATGAGAAAGGTGTTTAAATCCATTTGGAATAGATAATCTCCAAATAAATCTTTATTAATTAAGTACTTTTCATTTAGTTTTAATCCTGTTGTGTACTTTTGTAGATGCTCTATTATCCTGTAAAGAACACGCTTTTCATTTACATTGAAATCATACCTCGCAGTAGTTATTACATAGGATTGGATAAGGTCTTTATTGTTTATTTTCATAAGATTAAAAATCTATTAATTAAAAAGCGACAGACAAATATAGTAAGTCTTTTTTATTACCCAAAATGTCGCTTTTTAATTTTTTCAACAAAAAGAGACATTGAAGTCGTGTATGTCTCATGAGTTACCCAATATGTCGTATTTAGTTCTAAAACCAGTACCCAATATGTCGAAGTTAGTACCCAATATGTCGACTTTAGAAAAAAACAAAACCTCTCAAACCCTTTATACATAAGAGTTTGCGGAGATTGAAAAAAAATCGGTAAGTCATTAGTAAGTATTGACTTTATAGGTAACTCATAAAAAATTCAATTTTTGAAGGTTTTTTTAAGCATAAAAGCAATTCCGCAAATGGGATTTTAACATTTTTATAAGGTTTTTGTTTTTTGAAAAAGAAAAAAGTTGCGCAAAAAAAGAAAAGTTATATTATTGTATAATAATCAAAAAATCAATTAGATATGAGTACTATTGTAGTAAAAGCTGAAATAAAAGATATGGACATTCCTTTGTTTAAGGCTATTTTTCAAAGAGTTAATGCTAAAAATATAAGCTTTGAAAAAAGTGATAATGAACAATTGGATAAAAATAAATTTTATGAAGAAATAGAAGAATCTTTAAACCAAGTAAAAACAGGACAGATAATAGAAGTTGGAAGTTCTTCCAAAGAATTGCAAGATTTTTTAAATTCATTATAATGGATAGTAACTATAAAATCACTTAAAAGTTTTTGCTTTTAAATTCTTCTGTAAAATCCGAATAATCCTCAATTTTAAAAGCTCTGATATCTCTTACAGAAAGACAAAACCATTTTATATTTTTCAGAGTTTCAATGGTTTTAAATAAAGTTCTCAAATCTCCCTCTGTAGCATAGGTACTTCCTTGAATCCAATAAAAATTATTAGACTCTAATATTTTTTTTATCTCCGAATAAGCATTGTGATAAGGATCCCCATAATTCTCCTTTAAATCAGAAATGTTCATATCAAATGCTATTGCGTACATGATGATTGATTTAAAGGTTTAAACATATCTTTTTTTTCGAAAAAAATACTTCCGTTATCAGTTTTTACATTGATAACTAATCCTACAAAAGGATTAGTATCAATTTTAATAATTGAGCCTTTAATCCATTCTTTTTCACCAGTCACTTGAGGAGCTATCAGAACTTCATCTCCTACTTTAAATTTTGATTTTTGTTTGGTAATGGTTTCCATAGATAAAAATTTTATAAACCGCCCAGAATTGGGCGGTGGTCTAAACTTGCGTTTATTGCACAATTTCGGCGCTTGTTCGGTTGCTCCTCAGCAGAGCCGAACTCCCTCCTAATTGCTCTACAAATATACAAAAAATAAAGTTCAAAGATATGAATAAAAGGAAAAATTTATATCTTTGGAGAGAAAGGTTAGAATTTTTAGGTCAAGCAGTAAGAAAAGACAGTCAAAACCTAACACTTAGAGTGTTCAAATTTTGTCCGTTTTTCTTCTGCTTGGTTTGCTCCCTTCGGTCTCAAACAATCAAAAATTCTAAAGAATTTTTGAAACAAAAAGAAATCAAAAATGGAAGAACTCTATGAATTATTTTCTACCGAAAATGTAGAAAAATGGGAAAAAGAAATTACAAGAAAAGAACAACTTCGCACCTATGGAAAGTTAGGGGGACGCCCCTTGATAGGCGATAGTAAA
This region of Ornithobacterium rhinotracheale genomic DNA includes:
- a CDS encoding transcriptional regulator translates to METITKQKSKFKVGDEVLIAPQVTGEKEWIKGSIIKIDTNPFVGLVINVKTDNGSIFFEKKDMFKPLNQSSCTQ
- a CDS encoding virulence-associated protein; the protein is MYAIAFDMNISDLKENYGDPYHNAYSEIKKILESNNFYWIQGSTYATEGDLRTLFKTIETLKNIKWFCLSVRDIRAFKIEDYSDFTEEFKSKNF
- a CDS encoding replication initiation protein, translating into MKINNKDLIQSYVITTARYDFNVNEKRVLYRIIEHLQKYTTGLKLNEKYLINKDLFGDYLFQMDLNTFLIDNANHYDRVKDAFLRLNDKKFEFQDDDSWSIIRIIESPEIVGLSTQGNSIVRFRLHKRIFDAFLDFSKGYRKYEIKVAMEFKSEYSMRFYELFSGKKEPIIYDIEELKKMFKIDGKYQKSSDFIKRVIDTAQKELTEKAPYSFKYETIKTGRRFTHIKFKPFSIPKNRDESLETKDLDKQISLRWDFSKEHLRVLKDYFNFEEKGIKNNKEILLKATRSPEFMDWCQDINGMVRKFGIGNPAGFFIAEMKKKFKD